The following coding sequences are from one Humulus lupulus chromosome X, drHumLupu1.1, whole genome shotgun sequence window:
- the LOC133807436 gene encoding pentatricopeptide repeat-containing protein At3g21470 isoform X1 yields the protein MRRRRIWPKLPLKFTTYNQIYGFSHTTGPPNWSLLIKTRISQGSPKEALLIYNRIRSRGIYILGLVPQILKACSSLCFLNYGMAVHGEAIKSGVHFDVLVGTSMVDMYAKCREIFDARKVFDEMPETNVVTWNAMIGGCLKNGDVASASLLFDRMSERNSVTWIEMIDGFARCGETVSARQFFDRVPMELKNLVTWTVMVDGYSSNGEMEAAKEVFELMPQRNFFAWSSMISGYCKKGDVKEAEAIFKRIPVRNLVNWNSMISGYVQNGLSEEALKAFVKMRAEGFEPDEVTAVSVLSACAQSGLLDVGREMHHMIVNKHIHCNLFVISALVDMYAKCGDLNNARLIFEGMMQRNTACWNAMISGFAVHGQCKEALESFARMERSNERPDNITFLSVLSACGHGGFVDEGIEVLSKMEKYGLAANIKHYGCLVDLLARAGRLKEAYDLIKKMPMEPNDMVWGAILGACRTHLDMEMAEEVAKEINTLSSNMGSSQNQHYVSMSNIYAASERWEKAERLRLMMVNEGLEKTPGRSSFMPSSS from the coding sequence atgagaagaagaagaatttgGCCAAAACTCCCACTAAAGTTTACGACTTATAATCAAATCTATGGTTTTTCACATACTACAGGCCCTCCAAATTGGTCTTTGCTAATAAAGACTCGCATCTCTCAAGGATCACCCAAAGAAGCTCTTTTAATATACAACCGAATTCGTAGTCGAGGAATTTACATTTTGGGATTAGTCCCTCAGATTCTCAAGGCTTGTTCTTCTCTTTGCTTCCTCAACTATGGGATGGCGGTGCATGGCGAGGCTATAAAATCTGGGGTCCATTTCGATGTATTGGTTGGAACCTCAATGGTTGATATGTATGCTAAATGTAGAGAAATATTTGATGCCCGCAAAGTGTTTGATGAAATGCCTGAGACAAATGTTGTTACCTGGAATGCAATGATTGGTGGGTGCTTGAAAAACGGGGATGTTGCGTCTGCCTCTCTACTGTTTGATAGAATGTCTGAACGAAATTCGGTGACTTGGATTGAGATGATTGATGGGTTTGCAAGGTGTGGGGAGACTGTTAGTGCCAGGCAGTTTTTTGATCGTGTTCCAATGGAGCTGAAGAATTTAGTTACGTGGACTGTGATGGTTGATGGGTATAGTAGTAATGGAGAGATGGAGGCTGCCAAAGAGGTCTTTGAGCTAATGCCGCAGCGGAATTTCTTTGCTTGGTCATCAATGATCTCTGGTTATTGCAAGAAGGGTGATGTTAAGGAGGCTGAGGCCATTTTTAAGAGAATTCCGGTGAGAAACTTGGTGAACTGGAATTCTATGATTTCTGGGTATGTTCAAAATGGGTTATCTGAGGAAGCTTTAAAGGCATTTGTTAAAATGAGAGCCGAGGGATTTGAACCAGATGAAGTTACTGCTGTAAGTGTTTTATCAGCTTGTGCTCAGTCAGGACTGTTGGATGTTGGTAGAGAAATGCACCATATGATAGTCAATAAGCACATACATTGTAATTTGTTTGTCATCAGTGCACTAGTTGACATGTATGCAAAATGTGGAGATTTGAACAATGCAAGACTAATCTTTGAAGGAATGATGCAGAGAAATACAGCCTGTTGGAATGCAATGATCTCGGGATTCGCTGTTCATGGACAGTGCAAGGAAGCTCTTGAGTCGTTTGCCAGAATGGAAAGATCAAATGAGAGGCCTGATAACATAACATTCCTTTCTGTTCTCTCTGCTTGTGGGCATGGAGGTTTTGTGGATGAAGGAATAGAAGTTCTGTCCAAGATGGAGAAGTATGGCTTGGCAGCAAACATCAAACACTATGGATGCTTGGTTGATCTTTTGGCAAGGGCAGGAAGGTTAAAGGAGGCATATGATTTGATCAAGAAGATGCCTATGGAACCCAATGACATGGTTTGGGGAGCAATACTTGGAGCTTGCAGGACTCATCTGGATATGGAGATGGCTGAAGAGGTAGCTAAAGAGATTAACACTCTAAGCTCGAATATGGGTTCGAGCCAAAATCAACATTATGTGTCTATGTCAAATATTTATGCTGCTTCTGAGAGATGGGAGAAGGCTGAAAGGTTGAGGCTGATGATGGTAAATGAGGGACTTGAGAAGACACCTGGCCGGAGTTCATTTATGCCCAGCAGCTCATAG
- the LOC133807436 gene encoding pentatricopeptide repeat-containing protein At3g21470 isoform X2, whose protein sequence is MRRRRIWPKLPLKFTTYNQIYGFSHTTGPPNWSLLIKTRISQGSPKEALLIYNRIRSRGIYILGLVPQILKACSSLCFLNYGMAVHGEAIKSGVHFDVLVGTSMVDMYAKCREIFDARKVFDEMPETNVVTWNAMIGGCLKNGDVASASLLFDRMSERNSVTWIEMIDGFARCGETVSARQFFDRVPMELKNLVTWTVMVDGYSSNGEMEAAKEVFELMPQRNFFAWSSMISGYCKKGDVKEAEAIFKRIPVRNLVNWNSMISGYVQNGLSEEALKAFVKMRAEGFEPDEVTARNTACWNAMISGFAVHGQCKEALESFARMERSNERPDNITFLSVLSACGHGGFVDEGIEVLSKMEKYGLAANIKHYGCLVDLLARAGRLKEAYDLIKKMPMEPNDMVWGAILGACRTHLDMEMAEEVAKEINTLSSNMGSSQNQHYVSMSNIYAASERWEKAERLRLMMVNEGLEKTPGRSSFMPSSS, encoded by the exons atgagaagaagaagaatttgGCCAAAACTCCCACTAAAGTTTACGACTTATAATCAAATCTATGGTTTTTCACATACTACAGGCCCTCCAAATTGGTCTTTGCTAATAAAGACTCGCATCTCTCAAGGATCACCCAAAGAAGCTCTTTTAATATACAACCGAATTCGTAGTCGAGGAATTTACATTTTGGGATTAGTCCCTCAGATTCTCAAGGCTTGTTCTTCTCTTTGCTTCCTCAACTATGGGATGGCGGTGCATGGCGAGGCTATAAAATCTGGGGTCCATTTCGATGTATTGGTTGGAACCTCAATGGTTGATATGTATGCTAAATGTAGAGAAATATTTGATGCCCGCAAAGTGTTTGATGAAATGCCTGAGACAAATGTTGTTACCTGGAATGCAATGATTGGTGGGTGCTTGAAAAACGGGGATGTTGCGTCTGCCTCTCTACTGTTTGATAGAATGTCTGAACGAAATTCGGTGACTTGGATTGAGATGATTGATGGGTTTGCAAGGTGTGGGGAGACTGTTAGTGCCAGGCAGTTTTTTGATCGTGTTCCAATGGAGCTGAAGAATTTAGTTACGTGGACTGTGATGGTTGATGGGTATAGTAGTAATGGAGAGATGGAGGCTGCCAAAGAGGTCTTTGAGCTAATGCCGCAGCGGAATTTCTTTGCTTGGTCATCAATGATCTCTGGTTATTGCAAGAAGGGTGATGTTAAGGAGGCTGAGGCCATTTTTAAGAGAATTCCGGTGAGAAACTTGGTGAACTGGAATTCTATGATTTCTGGGTATGTTCAAAATGGGTTATCTGAGGAAGCTTTAAAGGCATTTGTTAAAATGAGAGCCGAGGGATTTGAACCAGATGAAGTTACTGCT AGAAATACAGCCTGTTGGAATGCAATGATCTCGGGATTCGCTGTTCATGGACAGTGCAAGGAAGCTCTTGAGTCGTTTGCCAGAATGGAAAGATCAAATGAGAGGCCTGATAACATAACATTCCTTTCTGTTCTCTCTGCTTGTGGGCATGGAGGTTTTGTGGATGAAGGAATAGAAGTTCTGTCCAAGATGGAGAAGTATGGCTTGGCAGCAAACATCAAACACTATGGATGCTTGGTTGATCTTTTGGCAAGGGCAGGAAGGTTAAAGGAGGCATATGATTTGATCAAGAAGATGCCTATGGAACCCAATGACATGGTTTGGGGAGCAATACTTGGAGCTTGCAGGACTCATCTGGATATGGAGATGGCTGAAGAGGTAGCTAAAGAGATTAACACTCTAAGCTCGAATATGGGTTCGAGCCAAAATCAACATTATGTGTCTATGTCAAATATTTATGCTGCTTCTGAGAGATGGGAGAAGGCTGAAAGGTTGAGGCTGATGATGGTAAATGAGGGACTTGAGAAGACACCTGGCCGGAGTTCATTTATGCCCAGCAGCTCATAG
- the LOC133807437 gene encoding psbP domain-containing protein 4, chloroplastic: protein MGVMTLIPSCGFSCNNHQHQIIPSHTLIAQSSIENEFPRTKVAVGSRTNSSWIDGETEKFSGVLKRRSILLSGFSLLSSSAVVGFPSEGLAVVKQGLLAGRVPGLSEPNEEGWRSYQRPDEKSGGHGVGWSPIIPYAFSVPQEWDEVPVSIADLGGTEIDLRFANPKQGRLFVIVAPVLRFADNLGEDVKIEQIGPPEKVINAFGPEVIGENVEGKVLSMSVSEHSGRKYYQFELEPPHVLITATAAGNRLYLFSVTGNGLQWKRNYKDLKKIADSFRVV from the exons ATGGGAGTGATGACCTTGATTCCAAGCTGTGGCTTTTCCTGCAACAATCACCAGCATCAGATCATTCCCTCACACACCTTAATAGCTCAATCTTCAATAGAAAATGAGTTCCCAAGAACAAAAGTGGCTGTTGGTTCAAGAACAAATTCCAGTTGGATTGATGGAGAAACTGAGAAATTCTCTGGGGTTTTGAAGAGAAGATCAATTTTACTATCTGGGTTTTCTTTACTTTCATCATCAGCTGTGGTGGGTTTCCCAAGTGAAGGCTTGGCTGTGGTGAAACAAGGCCTTTTAGCTGGGAGAGTTCCTGGTCTGTCTGAACCAAATGAAGAAG GTTGGAGGTCATACCAAAGACCAGATGAAAAATCAGGAGGGCATGGAGTTGGATGGAGTCCTATAATCCCTTATGCCTTTTCTGTACCTCAAGAGTGGGatgag GTACCAGTATCAATAGCAGATCTAGGAGGCACAGAAATTGATTTGAGATTTGCAAACCCCAAACAAGGACGCTTGTTCGTTATTGTTGCTCCTGTTCTCAGATTTGCAGATA ATTTGGGTGAGGATGTGAAGATTGAACAAATAGGGCCACCAGAGAAAGTAATAAATGCATTTGGACCAGAAGTGATAGGGGAGAATGTGGAAGGAAAAGTTTTGAGTATGTCTGTATCTGAACACTCAGGAAGAAAATATTACCAGTTTGAGTTGGAACCACCTCATGTTCTCATTACAGCAACTGCAGCTGGCAATAGACTTTACTTGTTCAGTGTAACTGGAAATG GTCTTCAATGGAAGAGAAACTACAAAGATCTAAAGAAGATAGCTGACTCCTTTCGTGTTGTCTGA